A single Panthera tigris isolate Pti1 chromosome A3, P.tigris_Pti1_mat1.1, whole genome shotgun sequence DNA region contains:
- the TDRD15 gene encoding LOW QUALITY PROTEIN: tudor domain-containing protein 15 (The sequence of the model RefSeq protein was modified relative to this genomic sequence to represent the inferred CDS: inserted 2 bases in 1 codon), producing the protein MDSTSLLPMFLDMDLTISHIECFPKDILVKFQGRNNTECEFDYHILQREIQHIPKVKANVDIDEFCLVEERVSGEWQRGRVMEKKNELYTVLLIDHGEELRVDSTQVASACGNLFELPPRVIFGIFANILPNGERWPLKALNYFKSLVGLQVKGCVQAVLPLQRTLLEVPKIISQVLELQLGRLIDGDSFRLIVEMLKEFPQEMPDLLQHRRPELLSKNDIPVDVQHVLDNLQPSLSVGSIESIKVSSALSPSKFYCQLIKWIPELENLTACMTLHYDAISQVSSPTCDNFGLLCVAKRRNGQWYRGILQQLLPNNQVKIWFMDYGSTEAIPSIHVKKLKQDFILVPLFSFPCSLTYLNSPDRDARKSQLSVFKQALLGQTVYAHIDWFNKDEHLFYVTLQTQESTINSKCLLKTVGTQVICPVSESKISSMFKESSAADVNGFAVERFVGNTELSIDYLNKNSLKVGFPIKTVEMEIEAAYIAFVVYVLNPSNFWVRTNEHQNELQDIMKNINKFYDLCENSELILRNPEPGLFCCARYSKDRHFYRAVITEINGCKINVYFLDYGNTDSIPFFDVKVLLPEFCELPALAMCCSLAHIFPIEDLWVKAAIDYFKKIVLNKEILLQVLAKKDDKYIVNIQSIEASENIDVVPLMLQAGYAEYWEVEPECYPKSASEYSVLNLKFKNKVNIKVLSAFLEGPKLYHSNKLKESSLSLVKTPAVNFSDLKSPFTLSVGTESPRPYKEYMFKPGTVLEVKCSSYCGPGDFSCQLQCKLEDLKLLMEQIQNYYSIHSDPYQIGQIACVAKYSKDGKWYRAAVLTRVSRKEFDIVFVDYGYQERVLIKDLCAINPHFLMLEGQAFRCSLNHLVEPISCKSFSWTREACRDFGNFISSSKGLTCTIYALVLTHRNSLCNLVDLQSPLTSAKEFLMNHGSAQYTTLSKPFPSSVSLYSYCYSSFNIKIGSEEEIYISHIYSPRRFYCQLSRNNKDLEMIETKITEIGNLKNCPKYDPSKMRLCISKYVEDGLFYRALTMPTDSLTDFLVYFVDFGNKQLVEESTLKAISDQFPELLFTPMQAIKCFLSDLRDVDFPAEINSWFKDNFLGKRLRAIILSRESDGQLGVELYDGYQHINQKIKMLLHAYGKKLCDQAHCVEKGHKISENKRLTISLKGKTENHYPNNINKTHVVAYSESKTDQLMNPRSTYAKLLKPSACFKIEPVSKNKVKSLSDGFKNKGVKIVPGSAHTLDENDVGQKSVRVVSPSFIQELNQADFQNPYNLTRPQIKDLPQPKICLNAKVKGYVSSVSNPASFHIQLVDNENVIIRLADALNERRTKIVKERKSVKPVVGDLVVAEYSGDHAIYRAVIKKNLPGNSFEVEFIDYGNTAIISTSKIYEFQREFLTIPQLGIHSFLSGVRWNEPDEIWDSKTVDYFASRVSNKTVACEFLKKHEQKWEVNIICDGTSVINELLKWTACSKLQQTGLQMPAVVSQKASSGEDNEIKKGRSNEYEGSMILQPPYQQLGNIPFEELKPGQLEKAEIFYVSKNGTFYVKLSKNKKILSDLTVLIAKVVKKTXLSTETIKKGLECLAKSKKTLKWYRSKVEKKCVDDKVLVFLVDRGRYEIVPLGNTKVLSNEIRNIPRQAVACKWIWFENFRNRSFESIVCLFAHLEINILFLKYLDSVWEVDILVDGLLLLEYLNLNTVRVENKLRSSETIFNMESKSPVSCTIRSYTWAQLQNGKQYSGIATAISDPSDFCVQLEDFFDTMKSLFVLLSDLPENLQTVPQECIFPGASCLFKYELEDQWNRVEISEVSNRSLLLVLIDYGFSVYIPYSDTKNLKVVPVELLNLPRLSYPCVLGGILPAKGKHWSEEAKSFFQDQLSKPGLVFQLRRYNFETKLEVDVIHEKNSLADMLVVSGLAVYSKDSDHLNDGVSTTGSAEIQYQLQSKPVFPLLDQNCYKGENTSCICTEKQKLKEKTVKKEVYKNLRKSNINTRLYSRNLTLKKADIGKHNPRSTITFDTRIAASFWELLNDLKNNTNFIENIFEKLPTEEIQENNTMDLRTRIKALRVNEKIISEEHLKVKGDESSDPLCISLATNNT; encoded by the exons atGGATTCCACATCTCTGTTACCAATGTTTTTAGACATGGATCTGACAATATCACATATAGAATGTTTTCCTAAGGACATTCTAGTGAAATTTCAAGGCAGAAATAATACTGAATGTGAGTTTGACTACCACATATTACAGAGGGAAATTCAGCATATTCCAAAAGTAAAAGCTAATGTGGACATTGATGAATTTTGTTTGGTGGAAGAAAGAGTATCTGGAGAATGGCAGAGAGGAAGAGTCATGGAAAAGAAAAACGAACTCTATACAGTGCTCCTCATAGATCACGGAGAAGAACTAAGAGTTGATAGTACACAGGTTGCTTCAGCCTGTGGCAACTTATTTGAGCTACCACCACGGGTAATATTTGGTATTTTTGCCAACATACTACCAAATGGGGAAAGATGGCCTCTTAAAgctttgaattattttaagtCATTAGTTGGACTACAAGTGAAAGGTTGTGTACAAGCTGTGTTGCCTCTTCAAAGGACTCTTCTAGAAGTACCAAAAATTATATCCCAGGTTCTTGAGTTACAATTAGGCAGACTTATTGATGGGGATTCATTTCGTCTTATTgtggaaatgttaaaagaattccCACAAGAAATGCCCGATTTACTACAACATAGAAGACCTGAATTGTTAAGTAAGAATGATATTCCAGTTGATGTTCAACATGTTCTGGATAATTTGCAGCCATCTTTGTCAGTAGGCAGTATTGAAAGTATAAAGGTATCCTCTGCATTGAGCCCAAGTAAATTTTATTGTCAACTAATTAAATGGATTCCAGAGTTAGAAAATTTAACAGCGTGTATGACTTTGCATTATGATGCTATCAGTCAAGTAAGTAGTCCCACATGTGATAACTTTGGACTACTTTGTGTTGccaaaagaagaaatggacagtGGTATAGAGGAATTCTTCAGCAGCTCTTGCCCAATAATCAGGTGAAAATTTGGTTCATGGATTATGGCAGTACTGAGGCTATACCTTCGATCCACGTAAAGAAACTTaaacaggattttattttagtaccattattttcatttccatgttcTCTGACATATTTAAACAGTCCAGATAGAGATGCCAGAAAATCTCAATTGAGTGTATTTAAACAAGCCTTGTTAGGACAAACAGTATATGCACACATCGATTGGTTCAATAAAGATGAACATTTGTTTTATGTAACACTACAAACTCAGGAGTCTACAATTAATTCTAAGTGTCTGCTGAAGACTGTAGGCACACAAGTAATCTGTCCAGTGTCTGAATCAAAAATCTCTAGTATGTTTAAAGAGAGTAGTGCTGCTGATGTAAATGGCTTTGCAGTTGAGCGTTTTGTTGGAAATACTGAATTGTCAATAGACTATCTAAATAAAAACTCTTTGAAAGTAGGTTTTCCTATTAAAACTGTAGAGATGGAGATAGAGGCTGCCTATATAGCTTTTGTAGTATATGTATTAAACCCATCAAATTTCTGGGTACGTACTAATGAACATCAGAATGAACTTCAagatataatgaaaaatataaacaaattttatGATTTGTGTGAAAATAGTGAACTGATTCTAAGAAATCCAGAACCTGGATTATTTTGTTGTGCTAGATACAGCAAGGATAGACATTTTTACAGAGCTGTCATCACTGAAATTAATGGCTGTaagattaatgtttattttttagattatgGAAATACTGATTCCATACCATTTTTTGATGTAAAAGTTTTGCTTCCAGAGTTTTGTGAGTTGCCTGCCTTAGCCATGTGCTGTTCACTTGCACATATATTTCCTATTGAAGATTTATGGGTGAAGGCAGCAattgactattttaaaaaaattgtcttgaaCAAAGAAATTTTGCTGCAGGTTCTAgcaaaaaaagatgacaaatacaTTGTAAATATTCAGAGTATTGAAGCCTCAGAAAATATTGATGTTGTCCCTCTTATGTTACAAGCTGGATATGCAGAATATTGGGAAGTAGAACCAGAGTGTTATCCCAAATCTGCAAGTGAATATTCagtgttaaatttaaaatttaaaaacaaagttaatatTAAAGTCCTATCTGCCTTTCTTGAAGGACCTAAACTTTACCATTCAAATAAGCTAAAAGAAAGTAGCTTGTCTTTGGTAAAAACACCAGCTGTTAATTTCTCAGACTTAAAAAGTCCTTTCACCTTGTCTGTGGGGACTGAGTCACCACGACCTTATAAAGAATATATGTTTAAACCAGGAACAGTCCTTGAAGTTAAGTGTTCTTCTTATTGTGGCCCAGGTGACTTCTCATGCCAGCTTCAATGTAAGTTAGAAGACCTAAAATTACTAATGGAACAAATTCAGAATTACTATAGCATTCATTCAGATCCTTATCAGATTGGGCAGATTGCTTGTGTTGCTAAGTATTCCAAAGATGGGAAGTGGTATAGAGCTGCTGTTTTGACTCGAGTATCACGAAAAGAATTTGACATCGTATTTGTTGATTATGGTTACCAGGAAAGAGTTTTAATTAAAGATCTTTGTGCTATTAACCCACATTTTCTTATGTTAGAAGGCCAAGCCTTCAGATGTAGTCTTAATCATTTAGTTGAACCCATTAGTTGTAAATCATTCAGTTGGACAAGAGAAGCATGCAGAGACTTtgggaattttatttcttcatctaaaGGATTGACTTGCACCATTTATGCCTTAGTTCTTACACATCGAAACTCTTTATGTAACTTAGTGGATTTGCAATCTCCACTTACTAGTGCAAAAGAATTTCTTATGAATCATGGCTCTGCACAGTATACTACATTATCAAAGCCATTCCCATCTTCAGTTAGTCTTTACAGTTACTGTTACTCTTCCTTTAACATAAAAATTGGAAGTGAGGAAGAAATATACATATCTCACATATATAGTCCCAGAAGGTTTTATTGCCAACTtagtagaaataataaagacctgGAGATGatagaaacaaaaatcacagagATTGGTAATCTCAAAAATTGTCCAAAATATGATCCTAGTAAAATGAGACTGTGCATATCTAAGTATGTAGAGGATGGTCTCTTTTATCGAGCTTTAACAATGCCAACAGATTCATTAACTGACTTTCTGGTCTATTTTGTGGACTTTGGAAATAAGCAATTAGTAGAAGAAAGTACATTGAAGGCTATTTCAGATCAGTTTCCAGAGTTGCTGTTTACACCTATGCAAGCTATTAAGTGTTTTTTGTCAGATCTTAGAGATGTAGATTTTCCAGCAGAAATCAATAGCTggtttaaagataattttttggGAAAACGATTAAGGGCAATAATATTGTCCAGGGAGTCAGATGGCCAGCTTGGTGTAGAATTATATGATGGATATCAACatataaatcagaaaattaaaatgttgcttCATGCTTATGGAAAAAAACTTTGTGATCAAGCACACTGTGTGGAAAAGGGTCATAAAATAAGTGAGAATAAGAGACTTACTATTTCTTTGAAAGGCAAAACAGAAAACCACTATcccaataatataaataaaactcatGTAGTAGCATATTCTGAAAGCAAAACAGATCAGTTAATGAATCCCAGAAGTACATATGCCAAGCTTTTGAAACCATCGGCCTGTTTTAAAATTGAACCTGTGTCAAAAAACAAAGTGAAGTCTTTGAGTGATGGATTCAAAAATAAAGGTGTAAAAATTGTCCCTGGATCTGCACATACTCTTGATGAAAATGATGTGGGCCAGAAATCGGTAAGGGTTGTATCACCATCTTTTATCCAAGAATTAAATCAAGCAGACTTTCAAAACCCGTATAATCTTACTAGACCACAGATCAAAGATCTTCCTCAACCCAAAATTTGCTTGAATGCCAAAGTTAAAGGATATGTTTCTAGTGTCAGTAATCCAGCAAGTTTCCATATTCAGCTTGTTGATAATGAAAATGTAATCATCAGACTTGCAGATGCtctaaatgaaagaagaacaaagatagtgaaagagagaaaatcagttAAGCCTGTGGTGGGAGACCTTGTAGTTGCCGAATACTCTGGTGACCATGCCATTTACAGAGcagtcattaagaaaaatttgCCAGGAAATTCTTTTGAAGTGGAATTTATTGACTATGGTAACACTGCGATAATAAGCACATCAAAAATTTATGAATTTCAGAGGGAATTCTTAACAATTCCTCAGCTAGGAATCCATTCTTTTCTTAGTGGAGTCAGGTGGAATGAGCCTGATGAAATATGGGACAGTAAAACTGTGGATTATTTTGCATCACGAGTAAGTAACAAAACAGTTGCATGTGAATTTTTGAAAAAGCATGAGCAGAAATGGGAAGTAAATATCATTTGTGATGGAACATCTGTTATTAATGAACTACTGAAATGGACAGCATGTTCAAAACTTCAGCAAACAGGATTGCAGATGCCAGCGGTTGTCTCTCAAAAAGCGAGTTCTGGTGAGgataatgaaattaagaaaggaagaTCAAATGAATATGAAGGTTCTATGATCCTTCAACCACCCTACCAACAGCTGGGTAATATTCCTTTTGAAGAGTTAAAACCTGGCCAACTGGAAAAGgctgaaatattttatgtctCAAAAAATGGGACATTTTATGTGaagttatcaaaaaataaaaaaatcttatcagATTTAACAGTATTAATCGCTAAAGTagtaaaaaaaac tttatcaaCGGAAACTATTAAAAAAGGCTTAGAGTGCTTggcaaaatctaaaaaaaccttGAAATGGTATCGATCAAAAGTAGAAAAGAAGTGTGTTGATGATAAAGTGCTTGTTTTTTTAGTAGATCGTGGTAGGTATGAAATAGTACCATTAGGTAATACCAAGGTGCTTAgtaatgaaataagaaatattcCAAGACAAGCTGTGGCTTGTAAATGGATTTGgtttgaaaattttagaaaccGGTCATTTGAGTCtattgtgtgtttatttgctcatctggaaataaatattcttttcctcaaatatttagaCTCTGTGTGGGAAGTAGACATTTTGGTAGATGGCCTGTTACTTTtggaatatttaaatttaaatacagttCGTGTTGAAAACAAACTTAGATCTTCAGAAACGATTTTTAATATGGAATCTAAGTCTCCTGTGTCATGTACAATAAGATCATATACTTGGGCCCAACTCCAAAATGGAAAGCAGTATTCTGGTATTGCCACTGCTATTTCTGATCCATCAGATTTCTGTGTTCAGTTAGAAGATTTCTTTGACACAATGAAATCTCTCTTTGTGTTGCTTTCTGATCTACCAGAAAACTTACAAACAGTGCCTCAAGAGTGCATATTTCCTGGTGCTAGTTGTTTGTTCAAATATGAACTGGAAGATCAGTGGAATCGAGTAGAAATTTCTGAAGTCTCTAATCGGTCTTTACTACTTGTGTTGATCGACTATGGATTTTCTGTTTACATACCTTATTCAGATACAAAAAATCTCAAAGTTGTTCCTGTGGAACTTCTGAATTTACCAAGGTTAAGTTATCCTTGTGTCTTAGGTGGTATCTTACCTGCTAAGGGGAAGCATTGGAGTGAAGAAGCCAAAAGCTTTTTTCAAGATCAGCTAAGTAAACCAGGCTTAGTTTTTCAGTTGAGGAGGtataattttgaaacaaaactggaagtagaTGTCATTCAtgagaaaaacagtttggcagatATGTTGGTTGTATCTGGTCTTGCAGTATATTCTAAAGATTCAGATCATCTTAATGATGGAGTTAGTACTACTGGATCTGCTGAAATCCAGTATCAATTACAGAGTAAGCCTGTTTTCCCATTGTTAGATCAAAATtgttacaaaggagaaaatacaagCTGTATATGCactgagaaacaaaaactaaaagagaaaaccGTAAAGAAAGAGGTCTATAAGAACTTAAGGAAAAGCAATATCAATACGCGATTATATTCTAGAAATTTAACTCTGAAAAAGGCTGACATTGGAAAACATAATCCCCGAAGTACCATCACATTTGATACACGTATAGCAGCTTCATTTTGGGAACTACTGAATGATTTGAAGAATAACACTAAtttcattgaaaacatttttgaaaaactaCCAACtgaagaaatacaagaaaataacacAATGGATTTGAGAACAAGGATAAAAGCACTGCGtgttaatgaaaaaattatatctGAGGAACACTTAAAAG TGAAGGGAGATGAAAGCTCAGATCCTCTATGTATCAGTTTGGCAACAAATAATACATAG